Below is a window of Bos indicus isolate NIAB-ARS_2022 breed Sahiwal x Tharparkar chromosome 19, NIAB-ARS_B.indTharparkar_mat_pri_1.0, whole genome shotgun sequence DNA.
tttgcgaccccatgagtcgcagcacgccaggcccccctgtccaggATTTTACATCAGCTATCAACTCAGACACTGCTTTTCCCAAAAAAGAATGCATCCTAAGCAAAAACCCAGGGCCTGGTTTTTCAATATCAGTCCTGTGTTTGGCACGGCACCTTACAAATGGTccactgctgttttttttttaaataactaggGCAGGGTTTGGGAGTGGTAGGGGAAAAAGGTTTTCTGTTACATTTATCTCCAATCTACACTGTTCAGGGTCTGGAGAAGCAAAAACAGTAGACgtcttttctttcattccaccctctcctacATTACAGAATTATTCAAAGAAGAAAGACTGTAGAGAAAATTGAATTTGACCTTGAAGTCCGTCTTTGGGGGCAGCTTCCACTCCCTGAGGCCTGTGTGGAGGCCTGCTGGGTCCAGACCAGAATGGGGCATGCACGGGCCAGCATCTGGAAATGTCCTCTGTGAGAATGAATGTATCAAGGCAACCCCAAAGAGAAAAAGCGCTGGCGATGGGTCTAGAAAGCGACTGAAAGTAAGCAGAGCTGGTGTTCCGTTTTCATTGTCCTACAGCCTTTACCTTGCCCTCAGCATTCCctggctgtgcttagtcactcagtcgtgtccgactctttgcgaccccatgggctgtaacctgccagactcctctgtccatgggattctccaggcaagaatacgggagtgggttgccatacccttctccaggggatcctcccgacccagggatcgaacccaggtcttccgcattgcaggcagagtctttaccgtctgagccaccagggaagccctagcaatTCCAAAATGCTCAAAGATTACTTGTGAAGGGCTAAAATGATGCCAAAAGGACCCCGGAGTGGTGGGTATTTCACCCTAGTTTTAAAAAGAAGCCTAAGCCTAAAGTGTCGGGCCTACCTGGGTCTCAAGAGCGCTTCCCAAAGGGCTCTTGTCCCCAGCATCTTGAGTCACCGGGGGCTCGGGGAGGTCGGAGGCGGGCCGGGGGCGTGGCGCGGCGGGGACTCCGCcccggggcggggcgcgggcggGGCGAGGCGGGCTCCCTCGGGGTCCCCGCGGGCGGGCACTCGGGTGGCCGCGGCGCGATGGAGGCGCCGGCCGAGCTGCTGGCCGCACTGCCCGCGCTGGCCACTGCGCTGGCCCTGCTGCTCGCCTGGCTGCTGGTGAGGCGCGGGGCGGCCGCGAGCCCGGACCCCCCGGAGCCCGCGCCCCCAGAGCCCGCGCCTCCGGCTGAGGCCAGCGTGAAGCCCGCGCCGCCCGGACCCTGCGCCGCGGAGCCGGCGGCCGCGCCCGAGGGGCCGCTGGAGCCCGCGCCGCCGGACGAGCCCGAGGCGGCGCCGGCGGAGGCGGAGGAGCAGGCCGCCGAGGAGAGGCAGGTACGGACCCGCCCTCCCGGGCGCCCCTTCCCACCCCGGGGCCCGGTTCCCCCCGCGATTCGGCGCCCCCTGGCGCCCCCGGCCGAGCCAAGAACCGGGCCCCCAGCCTCGGGCTAGGTTGCCCCAAGAAGGGCAGAGCCCTCGATCAGCAGGAAGGGAAGGTCCAGGCGTGCAGACTCTCAGCTCTCCCTCGAAGTGTGGCAGAGCCTCGGAGTTGTGGGTTGTCGCCAGGCTGGCTTTCCTCTGCTTGGCCTCTCGTCCCCTGGCACGGGTCACACCCacccccctcccacacacacacacacacacacacacccccctcacCCTCCAGCCCACGGGATTTCAAATGCACGTGTATGTGGCTTGTTTCCAGGGCTTCAAGGATGGCGGTTGTCCTGATAGTAATATGATAAAATAGAATACTTAAAGAAGGAAAACTGCGTTTTCTTTTTAGGCCAATTTGGAATTCGGATTCCTGAGTCATTTATGTGTGAAACCCATTGGGTGGGGCCGAAAGAAAAGTACTGGACCATTGCAGTCCTTTTTGTTGTCCTTTTCAAACTGCATGGTGCTCTGCACACCTCACCTGGAGCTGCAGATAAGCCTGGCCAGTGTGCGGTGTGCAGGATAAAGCCTTCCTGCAGTGCAGCTGAGCACTCCCCAGGCCCACCCTCCTGCTTCT
It encodes the following:
- the MXRA7 gene encoding matrix-remodeling-associated protein 7 isoform X2; its protein translation is MEAPAELLAALPALATALALLLAWLLVRRGAAASPDPPEPAPPEPAPPAEASVKPAPPGPCAAEPAAAPEGPLEPAPPDEPEAAPAEAEEQAAEERQEAEQELDGEEGSPQAGPEEEDGGEAFSFKYSPGKLRGNQYKKMMTKEELEEEQRIELTSDLTSL
- the MXRA7 gene encoding matrix-remodeling-associated protein 7 isoform X3; translated protein: MEAPAELLAALPALATALALLLAWLLVRRGAAASPDPPEPAPPEPAPPAEASVKPAPPGPCAAEPAAAPEGPLEPAPPDEPEAAPAEAEEQAAEERQEAEQELDGEEGSPQAGPEEEDGGEAFSFKYSPGKLRGNQYKKMMTKEELEEEQRTEE
- the MXRA7 gene encoding matrix-remodeling-associated protein 7 isoform X1; amino-acid sequence: MEAPAELLAALPALATALALLLAWLLVRRGAAASPDPPEPAPPEPAPPAEASVKPAPPGPCAAEPAAAPEGPLEPAPPDEPEAAPAEAEEQAAEERQEAEQELDGEEGSPQAGPEEEDGGEAFSFKYSPGKLRGNQYKKMMTKEELEEEQRVKKEQLAAIFKLMKDNKETFGEMSDGDVQEQLRLYDM